A window of Deinococcus radiotolerans contains these coding sequences:
- a CDS encoding PilT/PilU family type 4a pilus ATPase has protein sequence MSVLNSVLTAIVNEGASDIHLRTGSAPAGRINGDIRRFGDTRLGHEHVEAFTREMMTPGMWDDFVSRREADFAYGIPGLARFRVNAYWQRGSIGLIMRVIEDKPIPSFQQLGLPVETFEQLAQHERGLILVTGPTGSGKTTTLASLLDHINATQPVNIVTLEDPIEVLHKDRVAMISQRELGMDTMSFANGLRASMRQDPDVILIGEMRDKETVEAALSAAQTGHLVFSTLHTQDAIRSVNRIIDFFAPHERDQIRQGLSESIVGIVSQRLLPKVGGGRVLGLEIMLGTPTVRECIKDPERIEEIKQALQEGGSRGMHTFDQHLAHLVQEGLMHEDDALQSATSPHELKIMMMRAKYA, from the coding sequence ATGAGTGTCCTGAACAGCGTACTGACCGCCATTGTCAACGAGGGAGCCAGTGACATCCACCTGCGCACCGGCAGCGCCCCCGCCGGCCGCATCAACGGCGACATCAGACGCTTCGGCGACACCCGCCTCGGACACGAACACGTCGAAGCCTTCACCCGCGAAATGATGACCCCCGGCATGTGGGACGACTTCGTCAGCCGCCGCGAAGCCGACTTCGCCTACGGCATCCCCGGCCTCGCCCGCTTCCGCGTCAACGCCTACTGGCAGCGCGGCAGCATCGGCCTGATCATGCGCGTCATCGAGGACAAACCCATCCCCAGCTTCCAGCAGCTCGGCCTGCCCGTCGAGACCTTCGAGCAGCTCGCGCAGCACGAACGCGGCCTGATCCTCGTCACCGGCCCGACCGGATCTGGCAAGACCACCACTCTCGCCAGTCTCCTCGACCACATCAACGCCACCCAGCCCGTCAACATCGTCACCCTCGAAGACCCCATCGAGGTGCTCCACAAAGACCGCGTCGCCATGATCAGCCAGCGCGAACTCGGCATGGACACCATGAGCTTCGCCAACGGCCTGCGCGCCAGCATGCGCCAGGACCCCGACGTCATCCTCATCGGCGAGATGCGCGACAAAGAAACCGTCGAAGCGGCCCTGTCCGCCGCCCAGACCGGCCACCTCGTCTTCAGCACCCTGCACACCCAGGACGCCATTCGCAGCGTCAACCGCATCATTGACTTCTTCGCCCCGCACGAACGCGACCAGATCCGCCAGGGCCTCTCCGAGAGCATCGTCGGCATCGTCAGCCAGCGCCTCCTGCCCAAAGTCGGCGGCGGCCGCGTCCTCGGCCTCGAAATCATGCTCGGCACCCCCACCGTCCGCGAATGCATCAAGGACCCCGAACGCATCGAGGAAATCAAACAGGCGCTCCAGGAAGGCGGCTCCCGCGGCATGCACACCTTCGACCAGCACCTCGCCCATCTCGTCCAGGAAGGCCTGATGCACGAAGACGACGCCCTGCAGAGCGCCACCAGCCCCCACGAACTCAAGATCATGATGATGCGCGCCAAATACGCGTAA
- a CDS encoding DinB family protein, with the protein MSQRRPSPAVPALITVATVGVAAGAAYLARARQREIKGAVVNRVLERPAGRSSYQELAHSLESSGTHLTGRAARAADTHANRELLAHIIGIERWGQHRLSAALGKHPDQTGPYHGHRPPQDTTLADLQALITSTRAHTVDLARRLHTRPPSDDLTIQHNSLGPLTAKAWLRYLIHHADLESRKLRGAPQTETSSAAPATKL; encoded by the coding sequence ATGAGCCAGCGACGCCCCAGCCCCGCCGTGCCCGCCCTGATCACGGTCGCCACCGTCGGCGTGGCCGCCGGCGCCGCGTACCTCGCCCGCGCCCGCCAGCGTGAAATCAAGGGCGCCGTCGTCAACCGCGTCCTCGAACGCCCCGCCGGACGCAGCTCCTACCAGGAACTCGCGCACAGCCTGGAAAGCAGCGGCACGCACCTCACCGGCCGCGCCGCCCGCGCCGCGGACACGCACGCCAACCGCGAACTCCTCGCGCACATCATCGGCATTGAACGCTGGGGCCAGCACCGCCTGAGCGCCGCGCTCGGCAAGCACCCCGACCAGACCGGGCCCTACCACGGGCACCGCCCCCCCCAGGACACCACCCTCGCGGACCTGCAGGCCCTGATCACCAGCACCCGCGCCCACACCGTCGACCTCGCCCGGCGCCTGCACACCCGCCCGCCCAGCGACGACCTGACCATCCAGCACAACAGCCTCGGCCCGCTGACCGCGAAGGCGTGGCTGCGGTACCTGATTCACCACGCCGATCTGGAAAGCCGCAAGTTGCGCGGCGCCCCCCAGACCGAAACGTCATCGGCGGCACCCGCAACGAAACTGTAA
- a CDS encoding 5-formyltetrahydrofolate cyclo-ligase, translated as MTTAGAVREQVWDDLMGRGACAYPLPPHGHCPNFTHAKKAATQLLAHPELQAHRTLIVGPERALLPLRQQALKAGKTLYVPHQKKEGWYWRVTDPRGARLSTLPEYGEPTLTPDGAQAAVLACVSVDPQGARLGKGFGWGARGLHLNLPEYTLAHPLMLSAALPCPADSHVTLIGMPDQVLTCPPPPPPDGTERP; from the coding sequence ATGACCACGGCCGGTGCCGTCCGCGAACAGGTGTGGGACGACCTGATGGGCAGGGGCGCCTGCGCCTACCCCCTGCCCCCGCACGGGCACTGCCCGAACTTCACGCACGCCAAAAAAGCCGCCACGCAGTTGCTCGCGCACCCCGAGCTTCAGGCACACCGCACCCTGATCGTCGGCCCCGAACGCGCGCTGCTCCCGCTGCGCCAGCAGGCGCTGAAGGCCGGGAAGACCCTGTACGTCCCGCACCAGAAGAAAGAAGGCTGGTACTGGCGGGTCACCGACCCGCGCGGCGCGCGCCTGAGCACCCTGCCTGAGTACGGCGAACCCACCCTGACCCCAGACGGCGCGCAGGCCGCCGTCCTGGCCTGCGTCAGCGTGGACCCGCAGGGCGCCCGACTTGGGAAGGGCTTCGGGTGGGGCGCGCGCGGCCTGCACCTGAACCTCCCCGAGTACACCCTCGCGCACCCCCTGATGCTGAGCGCCGCCCTCCCCTGCCCCGCCGACTCGCACGTCACCCTGATCGGCATGCCCGACCAGGTCCTGACCTGCCCCCCACCCCCCCCGCCAGACGGAACCGAGCGCCCCTAA
- a CDS encoding carbon-nitrogen hydrolase family protein, with protein sequence MTDGQLAAVQGETVRVAAAAYPVEFLTDWAAYEAKLSRWVADAAGQGAELLVFPEYAPLELISLLPTELHHDVIGMRPALQAFVADFVALHAWLAREHRVGIVAGSYPVAHASGFVNRAFVFGPDGGYAYQDKLLMTRFEAEEWHIAPGEGVQVFDLPLGGGVLRFGIAICYDSEFPALARVLAEGGAELLVVPSFTGSRAGFTRVRVGSMARALENQLYALHAPLIADAPWTYAVEDAHGAASVYAPSDNGLPEDGIVAQLGWNEPGWLITDLDLRLTRNVRVDGHVLNWRDRVVGASRPTPAQVVSLGGVPERA encoded by the coding sequence ATGACGGACGGACAGCTGGCGGCGGTGCAGGGTGAAACGGTGCGGGTGGCGGCGGCGGCGTACCCAGTGGAGTTCCTGACCGACTGGGCGGCATACGAGGCGAAGCTGTCGCGCTGGGTGGCGGACGCGGCGGGACAGGGGGCGGAACTGCTGGTGTTCCCGGAGTACGCCCCTCTGGAACTGATCAGCCTGCTGCCCACGGAACTGCACCATGACGTGATCGGTATGCGCCCCGCCCTCCAGGCCTTTGTGGCGGACTTCGTGGCGCTGCACGCCTGGCTGGCCCGCGAGCACCGCGTGGGCATCGTGGCCGGGAGCTACCCGGTGGCGCACGCCTCTGGGTTCGTGAACCGGGCGTTCGTGTTCGGTCCGGACGGCGGGTACGCCTATCAGGACAAGCTGCTGATGACCCGCTTCGAGGCCGAGGAGTGGCACATCGCGCCGGGTGAGGGCGTGCAGGTGTTCGACCTGCCGCTGGGCGGCGGGGTGCTGCGCTTCGGGATCGCCATCTGTTACGACAGTGAATTCCCGGCCCTGGCGCGGGTGCTCGCCGAGGGCGGCGCGGAGCTGCTGGTCGTGCCGTCCTTCACCGGGAGCCGCGCGGGCTTCACGCGGGTGCGGGTGGGCAGCATGGCCCGCGCGCTGGAGAATCAGCTGTACGCGCTGCACGCCCCGCTGATCGCGGACGCTCCCTGGACGTACGCCGTAGAGGACGCGCACGGCGCCGCTAGCGTGTACGCCCCGTCGGACAACGGCCTGCCGGAGGACGGCATCGTGGCGCAGCTGGGCTGGAATGAGCCGGGCTGGCTGATCACGGACCTGGACCTGCGGCTGACCCGGAACGTCCGCGTGGACGGGCATGTCCTGAACTGGCGGGACCGCGTGGTGGGTGCGTCGCGTCCCACGCCGGCGCAGGTCGTGAGTCTGGGCGGCGTGCCGGAGCGCGCTTGA
- a CDS encoding GNAT family N-acetyltransferase — translation MTVRRLTPQDAPAYRVARRAALQADPAAFLTNAHEFAALTDDALAARLAPDAAGVTLGAFVDGELLGLLTLVRDTAPPLAHRVNVYGVSVTPQARGQGLGEALVRAGVDLARSWAGVTSLHLAVMDSQEAARRLYERCGFRVWGIQPDAVRRDGRVHAEHWMVLAC, via the coding sequence GTGACGGTCCGCCGCCTGACTCCGCAGGACGCCCCGGCGTACCGCGTGGCGCGGCGGGCGGCCCTCCAGGCGGACCCGGCGGCGTTCCTGACGAACGCGCACGAGTTCGCGGCCCTGACGGACGACGCGCTGGCGGCCCGCCTCGCGCCGGACGCGGCGGGCGTCACGCTGGGCGCCTTCGTGGACGGGGAACTGCTGGGCCTGCTCACGCTGGTGCGGGACACCGCGCCGCCTCTGGCGCACCGCGTGAACGTGTACGGCGTGTCCGTCACCCCGCAGGCGCGCGGACAGGGGCTCGGCGAGGCGCTCGTGCGGGCCGGGGTGGACCTGGCGCGCTCGTGGGCGGGCGTGACGTCCCTGCACCTCGCGGTGATGGACTCGCAGGAGGCCGCGCGGCGTCTGTATGAACGCTGCGGGTTCCGCGTGTGGGGCATCCAGCCGGACGCGGTGCGCCGGGACGGGCGGGTGCACGCCGAGCACTGGATGGTGCTGGCATGCTGA
- a CDS encoding S66 family peptidase, which yields MLRGAGPEPLTFVRPPRLGPGSRVAALSLSSGFVTEVMNRYRAGVRQVAQEFGWEVVAAPNALRGPAFLAANPQARADDLHWALQAPDIHGMVSVIGGDDSVRLLPFLRPDLIRAYPKALLGFSDTTVTLTQFVRAGVMAYHGPALLTDLAENGGMHPFVVRGVRRALIDPPAPFDLAPAPGWTQVSPDWSDEAAQERPRTFDAGDGWVWVQGDAPAQGHLLGGCAEVLDMLNGTPGWPGPDLWRGAVLALETSEDVPLPRQVGYWLRNLAAQGILGGLAGLLLARPRGYTPEMVGDLYGWVRRVLAEADRADLPVVANVDFGHTSPQLTLPLGAAVRLDPLSGRVTVWP from the coding sequence ATGCTGAGGGGTGCGGGACCGGAGCCACTGACCTTCGTGCGTCCGCCGCGGCTGGGGCCGGGCTCGCGGGTGGCGGCGCTGAGCCTGTCGAGCGGCTTTGTCACGGAGGTGATGAACCGGTACCGCGCCGGGGTGCGGCAGGTGGCGCAGGAGTTCGGGTGGGAGGTGGTGGCCGCGCCGAACGCCCTGCGCGGCCCGGCGTTCCTGGCGGCGAACCCGCAGGCCCGCGCGGACGACCTGCACTGGGCGCTTCAGGCGCCGGACATTCACGGGATGGTCAGCGTCATCGGCGGGGATGACAGCGTGCGGCTGCTGCCGTTCCTGCGTCCGGACCTGATCCGCGCGTACCCGAAGGCGCTGCTGGGCTTCAGTGATACCACCGTGACCCTGACGCAGTTCGTGCGGGCGGGCGTGATGGCATACCATGGTCCGGCCCTGCTGACCGACCTGGCCGAGAACGGCGGGATGCACCCGTTCGTGGTGCGGGGCGTGCGCCGCGCACTGATCGATCCGCCCGCACCGTTCGATCTGGCCCCCGCGCCCGGCTGGACGCAGGTCAGCCCGGACTGGTCCGACGAGGCCGCGCAGGAGCGTCCCCGGACCTTTGATGCTGGTGACGGCTGGGTGTGGGTGCAGGGCGACGCGCCCGCGCAGGGGCACCTGCTGGGCGGCTGCGCCGAGGTGCTGGACATGCTGAACGGCACGCCCGGCTGGCCCGGCCCGGACCTGTGGCGCGGCGCGGTGCTGGCCCTGGAAACCAGCGAGGACGTCCCGCTGCCCCGGCAGGTGGGCTACTGGCTGCGCAACCTCGCCGCGCAGGGCATCCTGGGCGGCTTGGCCGGGCTGCTGCTGGCCCGCCCGCGCGGGTACACGCCGGAGATGGTGGGGGACCTGTACGGCTGGGTGAGGCGCGTGCTCGCGGAGGCTGACCGTGCGGACCTGCCGGTCGTGGCGAACGTGGATTTCGGGCACACCAGCCCGCAGCTGACGCTGCCGCTGGGGGCGGCGGTCCGTCTTGATCCGCTGAGCGGCCGCGTGACGGTGTGGCCCTGA
- a CDS encoding metallophosphoesterase family protein produces MGAVRLLLLSDTHANYTALQAVLTDAAARRYDQVIHLGDALGYGPHPREVLDALRDLDATCVLGNHDDMLLQYADGRREAKDSIVSQALTWQLKRLAERDVAWVRSWRDGIDDPDVGARYRHGTPVSLDHYTDSVPAAREAFAQWQGRLGFVGHTHIPAVYATLNSPVGDWVKVQTFPDGGSYMVPPSTRVILNPGSVGQPRDGNPKASYAIYDSARGYFEVFRVAYDVGRAQEAALEAGLPPVLAARLAIGK; encoded by the coding sequence ATCGGCGCTGTGCGGCTGCTGCTGCTGTCTGATACCCACGCGAATTACACCGCCCTGCAGGCGGTTCTGACCGACGCCGCCGCGCGCCGGTACGATCAGGTCATTCACCTGGGCGACGCCTTGGGGTACGGCCCGCACCCGCGCGAGGTGCTGGACGCGCTGCGGGACCTGGACGCCACCTGCGTGCTCGGCAATCACGACGACATGCTCCTTCAGTACGCCGATGGTCGGCGGGAGGCGAAGGACTCGATTGTCAGTCAGGCCCTCACGTGGCAGCTCAAGCGCCTCGCCGAGCGGGACGTGGCCTGGGTGCGCTCGTGGCGCGACGGCATTGATGATCCGGACGTCGGGGCGCGCTACCGGCACGGCACGCCCGTCAGCCTGGATCACTACACGGATTCCGTCCCGGCGGCCCGCGAGGCCTTCGCGCAGTGGCAGGGCCGCCTGGGCTTCGTGGGGCACACGCACATCCCGGCCGTGTACGCCACGCTGAACAGCCCGGTGGGCGACTGGGTGAAGGTGCAGACGTTCCCGGACGGCGGGAGTTACATGGTGCCGCCCAGCACGCGCGTGATCCTGAATCCCGGCAGCGTGGGGCAGCCGCGGGACGGGAACCCGAAGGCCAGTTACGCCATCTACGATTCGGCGCGCGGGTACTTCGAAGTGTTCCGCGTGGCCTACGACGTCGGGCGGGCGCAGGAGGCGGCGCTGGAGGCCGGGCTGCCGCCGGTGCTGGCCGCGCGGCTGGCCATAGGGAAGTAG